One part of the Alistipes onderdonkii genome encodes these proteins:
- a CDS encoding peptidylprolyl isomerase gives MPRHLHIRTVLAGAVLAAALLSTACGGNRPVVTGPAEVLLHTTAGDIRLELDGRTPRHRDNFLELAREGFFDSLLFHRVITGFMIQSGDPDSRRAPSGQPLGLADAGCELPAEIVYPALAHTRGALAAARTPDDVNPERKSSGSQFYIVWGKPMDDGELDRAQERVRAGTNGRVTIPDSLRACYATLGGTPHLDGQYTVFGRVTEGLEVVDAIQRAETDSLDRPLADVRILRAEVVREPEVKR, from the coding sequence ATGCCGAGACACCTGCATATCCGAACCGTGCTTGCCGGGGCTGTTTTGGCCGCGGCCTTGCTGTCTACGGCCTGCGGCGGGAACCGCCCTGTCGTGACGGGGCCGGCCGAGGTGTTGCTCCATACGACGGCGGGCGATATACGCCTGGAGCTCGACGGACGTACGCCCCGGCATCGCGATAATTTCCTGGAGCTGGCGCGCGAAGGGTTCTTCGACTCGTTGCTTTTCCATCGGGTGATCACCGGCTTTATGATACAGTCGGGCGATCCCGATTCGCGCCGCGCCCCGTCCGGGCAACCCCTCGGCCTGGCCGATGCAGGGTGTGAACTGCCTGCCGAGATCGTCTATCCGGCGCTGGCCCATACGCGCGGCGCATTGGCCGCAGCCCGGACGCCGGATGACGTGAACCCCGAGCGGAAATCGTCCGGCAGCCAGTTCTACATCGTCTGGGGCAAGCCGATGGACGACGGGGAGCTCGACCGGGCGCAGGAGCGTGTTCGGGCCGGGACGAACGGGCGGGTCACGATCCCCGACTCGCTGCGGGCATGCTATGCGACGCTGGGCGGTACGCCCCATCTCGACGGCCAGTATACCGTTTTCGGACGTGTGACCGAGGGGCTGGAAGTCGTCGATGCGATCCAGCGCGCCGAAACCGATTCGCTCGACCGTCCGCTGGCGGATGTGCGTATCCTGCGTGCGGAAGTGGTACGGGAACCCGAGGTAAAAAGATAA
- a CDS encoding amidohydrolase family protein, translating to MNSSAQPSRRIASNLLWTPQGLLRNPLVGVAADGRILSVGTCPEPDRSPGTEFYAGVLAPGLVNAHCHLELSYLLGVIPERCGFAGFAGTMSQVRERFSAEQRAQAVEAADAAMWQAGIEAVGDISNGDATFAVKSRSRIAYRTFVEFFGLRAASAEHLLPLLRHPQTSLTPHSLYSVQDAPLRAIAARGDAPLSIHFMESPGEAALFEHRGPLWEWYAKAGFSCDFLHYGSPAERLVACVPHDRRVILVHDCCITQRDIDIVMGHFTAPVWWCLCPRSNRYISGLEPPVELLRRNRLNICLGTDSLASNDRLSVFEEMRMFPGIPLPELLAWAARGGAQALGMEDEFGEIAPGRRCGLTVVSGLDYDTLCLTPASQIRRIL from the coding sequence ATGAATTCCTCCGCGCAGCCATCCCGGCGGATAGCCTCTAACCTGCTTTGGACACCGCAGGGCCTGCTCCGCAATCCCCTGGTCGGGGTTGCGGCCGACGGCCGTATCCTCTCCGTCGGGACGTGTCCCGAGCCCGACCGGAGTCCCGGCACCGAGTTTTATGCCGGGGTGCTCGCTCCGGGGCTGGTCAATGCCCACTGTCACCTCGAACTCTCCTATTTGCTGGGGGTGATCCCCGAACGGTGCGGTTTTGCGGGGTTTGCCGGTACCATGTCGCAGGTGCGAGAACGCTTCTCCGCTGAACAGCGAGCACAAGCCGTCGAAGCCGCCGATGCCGCCATGTGGCAGGCCGGGATCGAAGCCGTAGGCGATATTTCGAACGGGGATGCCACTTTCGCCGTAAAATCGCGCAGCCGTATCGCCTACCGTACTTTTGTCGAGTTTTTCGGCCTGCGCGCCGCTTCGGCCGAGCACCTGCTGCCTCTGCTCCGCCATCCGCAAACCTCGCTGACCCCCCATTCGCTCTATTCGGTGCAGGATGCCCCCCTGCGTGCGATCGCAGCCCGGGGCGATGCCCCGCTTTCGATCCATTTCATGGAATCTCCCGGCGAAGCGGCGCTCTTCGAACACCGCGGCCCGCTGTGGGAGTGGTACGCGAAGGCCGGTTTCTCCTGCGATTTCCTGCATTACGGCTCCCCGGCCGAACGCCTCGTGGCCTGCGTGCCGCACGACCGCCGCGTGATCCTGGTGCATGACTGCTGCATAACGCAGCGCGATATAGATATCGTTATGGGACATTTTACGGCGCCCGTATGGTGGTGCCTGTGCCCCCGTTCCAACCGCTATATATCCGGCCTCGAACCCCCTGTGGAGCTGTTACGCCGCAATCGCCTCAATATTTGCCTCGGAACCGACTCGCTGGCTTCGAACGACCGGCTTTCGGTTTTCGAGGAAATGCGTATGTTCCCCGGCATTCCGCTTCCCGAACTGCTCGCATGGGCTGCCAGGGGCGGTGCACAGGCATTGGGAATGGAGGATGAATTCGGCGAAATAGCTCCCGGCCGTCGTTGTGGCCTCACGGTCGTTTCAGGGTTGGATTACGACACGCTGTGCCTCACTCCGGCGTCGCAGATCCGCCGTATTCTCTGA
- a CDS encoding outer membrane beta-barrel protein: MMKRRFKNLLLFAAAVCCWQGVAAQHTLGFTAGYGMASARFDPKQEMKGMWGIYTAGLTWRYYGAQRFVGGFGIDLEFLQQGFSFATNASLVEEPKDFRYYTRHINSVMLPIVWQPHVYILRHRVRVYLEAAATFSYQLSSDYEDESAKASGMTDWKGDYNYKTARDSRWGYGLAGGGGISFLIRRFEINVRARYYFGLSDVVRNRNKYADNGIDGSENPFWATPMRSPLDNLTISVGLSYRFNKEGFSTWKPRPKREKNREVFKYGL; the protein is encoded by the coding sequence ATGATGAAGAGACGATTCAAAAACCTGTTGTTGTTCGCGGCCGCCGTCTGCTGCTGGCAGGGCGTTGCGGCGCAGCATACGCTCGGTTTTACGGCCGGTTACGGCATGGCCAGCGCCCGCTTCGACCCTAAACAGGAGATGAAGGGGATGTGGGGTATCTATACCGCCGGCCTTACATGGCGCTACTATGGTGCGCAACGCTTCGTGGGCGGTTTCGGTATCGACCTCGAATTCCTGCAACAGGGTTTCTCCTTTGCGACCAATGCCTCGCTGGTCGAGGAGCCGAAGGATTTCCGTTACTATACGCGCCATATCAATTCGGTCATGTTGCCCATCGTCTGGCAGCCCCACGTCTATATACTGCGCCACCGCGTGCGCGTTTACCTCGAGGCTGCGGCCACCTTTTCCTACCAGCTTTCATCGGACTACGAGGATGAGAGTGCCAAGGCTTCGGGAATGACCGACTGGAAGGGGGATTACAACTACAAGACGGCCCGTGACAGCCGCTGGGGCTACGGGCTTGCGGGCGGCGGCGGTATCTCCTTCCTGATACGCCGCTTCGAGATCAATGTCCGCGCCCGTTATTACTTCGGGCTTTCGGACGTCGTCCGCAACCGCAATAAATATGCGGACAACGGCATCGACGGTTCCGAAAACCCGTTCTGGGCTACACCCATGCGTTCGCCGCTGGACAACCTCACCATTTCGGTGGGGTTGAGTTACCGCTTCAACAAGGAGGGCTTCTCGACCTGGAAACCGCGTCCCAAACGCGAAAAGAACCGCGAAGTCTTCAAATACGGATTATAA
- the folK gene encoding 2-amino-4-hydroxy-6-hydroxymethyldihydropteridine diphosphokinase has translation MARVVLLTGGNTGDVKRTLQAAQQLINARVGAVLRCSHRYESKPWGFDAEQHFSNQALEVSTDLQPLEVLEAVQAIEQELGRNRAAEAVEKARTGVTYTSRPIDIDILFYDDEVIASERLTVPHPLLSEREFALAPLCEIMRQRRHPVTGQTMEEMYEALRPNEN, from the coding sequence ATGGCACGTGTAGTACTTCTTACCGGCGGCAATACGGGCGACGTGAAACGGACGCTCCAGGCTGCGCAACAACTCATCAACGCCCGCGTGGGCGCCGTGCTGCGTTGTTCGCACCGTTACGAAAGCAAGCCATGGGGCTTCGATGCCGAACAACATTTTTCGAACCAGGCGCTTGAGGTCTCCACCGACCTGCAACCGCTCGAGGTGCTTGAGGCCGTGCAGGCCATCGAGCAGGAACTGGGCCGCAACCGCGCGGCCGAAGCGGTCGAGAAAGCCCGTACGGGCGTGACCTACACCTCGCGGCCGATCGACATCGACATCCTCTTCTACGACGACGAGGTGATCGCAAGCGAGCGGCTCACCGTTCCCCACCCGCTTCTCTCCGAGCGGGAATTCGCCCTGGCCCCGCTGTGCGAAATCATGCGCCAGCGCCGCCACCCGGTCACGGGGCAGACCATGGAGGAGATGTACGAGGCCCTGCGCCCGAATGAAAATTAA
- the rbfA gene encoding 30S ribosome-binding factor RbfA has product METTRQQKIAKQIQKDVAEIFQKEGAGIVRGALVTVTAVRISPDFGYAKVYVSIFPFDRSAATMKEIEHQNWFIRRALGQRIRNQVKNVPELQFFLDDSLEYIEHIEEALKHDKPE; this is encoded by the coding sequence ATGGAAACCACACGACAGCAGAAAATCGCCAAACAGATACAGAAGGACGTGGCCGAGATCTTCCAGAAGGAGGGTGCAGGCATCGTCCGCGGGGCGCTCGTCACGGTCACGGCCGTGCGCATCTCGCCCGATTTCGGCTATGCCAAGGTCTACGTCAGCATCTTCCCCTTCGACCGGAGTGCCGCGACGATGAAGGAGATCGAGCACCAGAACTGGTTTATCCGCCGCGCCCTCGGGCAGCGGATCCGCAACCAGGTCAAGAATGTGCCCGAGTTGCAGTTCTTCCTCGACGACTCGCTCGAATACATCGAGCATATCGAAGAGGCGCTCAAGCACGACAAGCCCGAATAG
- a CDS encoding FtsX-like permease family protein, producing the protein MLPQFFARRYLFSPKSRSVVNLISGLSVVAVAMPVAAMIILLSVFNGFESLVKSMYSAFDADLTVSARLGQTFPADAIDTAAVARIPGVEAFSFVLEQSALLEHAGRQATATVRGVDDAYAAVFPLDSVVSAGEYRVRLGDIERLVMGQSMTYMLGIRSLADADVNVYAVRRGSFSSLLPFDNYTRRTVPLGGVYSLDLETERTYVLASLRLAQELFSHPGRVSGLVVRLREGADAEQVRQALARQTGGDYRVRTRHELRVSFYRIMTYEKWGIFFISLLVLVIASFSVVGALAMLIVDKRRDIVTLRALGADTSLVRAIFRSEGLLICGLGAACGALLGVGLSLLQQHFGLIEIPAETLLAKSYPVEFRPGDLLAVLAAFGLVAYVISNITVRSMVKHNA; encoded by the coding sequence ATGTTGCCGCAGTTTTTCGCCCGCCGCTACCTTTTCTCGCCCAAATCCCGTTCGGTCGTCAACCTGATCTCGGGGCTGAGCGTGGTAGCTGTCGCGATGCCTGTCGCTGCGATGATCATCCTGCTTTCGGTCTTCAACGGTTTCGAAAGCCTCGTGAAGTCGATGTATTCGGCCTTCGACGCCGACCTGACCGTCTCGGCGCGGCTGGGGCAGACTTTTCCTGCCGACGCGATAGACACGGCCGCCGTGGCACGGATTCCCGGGGTTGAAGCGTTTTCGTTCGTCCTCGAACAGAGTGCCCTGCTGGAACATGCCGGGCGCCAGGCTACGGCTACGGTGCGGGGTGTCGACGATGCGTATGCCGCGGTGTTTCCGCTCGACAGTGTCGTTTCCGCGGGTGAATACCGGGTGCGCCTGGGGGATATCGAACGACTCGTCATGGGGCAGTCGATGACTTATATGCTGGGCATCCGCTCGCTTGCCGATGCCGATGTCAATGTCTACGCCGTGCGCCGGGGTTCGTTCTCCTCGCTGCTGCCTTTCGACAACTATACGCGGCGGACGGTGCCCCTCGGCGGGGTTTATTCGCTCGACCTGGAGACGGAGCGGACGTATGTCCTGGCGTCGCTGCGGCTGGCACAGGAGCTTTTCAGCCATCCCGGCCGTGTCTCGGGGCTCGTCGTCCGCCTGCGGGAGGGGGCCGATGCGGAGCAGGTGCGTCAGGCTCTGGCGCGGCAGACGGGCGGTGATTACCGCGTCCGCACGCGCCACGAACTGCGGGTCTCCTTCTACCGGATCATGACCTATGAGAAATGGGGTATCTTCTTCATTTCGCTGCTGGTACTGGTCATCGCGTCGTTCTCGGTCGTCGGGGCGTTGGCGATGCTGATCGTCGACAAGCGGCGCGACATCGTGACACTGCGTGCGCTGGGAGCCGATACGTCGCTCGTGCGGGCTATTTTCCGCAGCGAAGGGTTGCTCATCTGTGGCCTCGGCGCTGCGTGCGGGGCGTTGCTGGGCGTCGGGCTGAGCCTCTTGCAGCAGCACTTCGGCCTGATCGAAATCCCGGCCGAGACGCTTCTTGCCAAGAGCTATCCCGTCGAATTCCGTCCGGGCGACCTGCTTGCCGTGCTGGCGGCCTTCGGCCTTGTCGCCTATGTTATTTCGAACATTACCGTGCGCAGCATGGTGAAACATAATGCCTGA
- a CDS encoding Ig-like domain-containing protein, translating to MDIRKRHIVRTLRAAVLLLFVSAFLSRCASMMTPTGGPRDSLPPVIVNMTPDNFSTNRPLVNHEKIYIEFDEFVQLKDQQKEFFTSPQMKKKPLVSLRGRGVVIQLRDTLEANTTYALNFGSAIRDNNEGNPLYSMRYVFSTGPEIDSMVMSGYTADSYKADSVSKSFIWFFPADSVENVAEYDSTIFKYKPAVIARAENNGIFIAQNLKPIAYRVYAVQDKNDNQIYEPGSDQVGFLEGTYNPREQPDFAMWYDSIRQYVVAEPQLYLRMFTDRAFRRQVLSQSERPLQHKAMLYFAAAHPQIERIRFDSIPEDRVIFDPQTVGRDTIALWFNMPSSALPDTIKGEITYFKHDTVNVLQSVTEPLKLAWRFIETKEQEKEREKLERDRRKAEAAGEEWVEPKKENPFAYKLPLSGEVNPENHLTMDFDYPLTKLDSAAMLLTLTHPDNSIEDIPVRLVRDTAQLRRYYIRAPWKTGGQYTLTIPEGAITDVAGFSNDSIIGKYTVLDPEKFATVKIHVTGKDDGSKYILQLLDGNNALKQEKRDVTTGDWQFNFVPAGEIKFRVIEDKNGNGKWDTGNVVERRQPERAEIYANDEGEDTFATKANWEVEFSIDMNTLFAPVTMESLSRTLEEREAQRLRREAEKRAKEPKKKGHSHDNNQNNNRMNNSMNSTGGMFNNFR from the coding sequence ATGGATATCCGCAAAAGACATATCGTCCGCACGCTGCGTGCCGCCGTGCTGCTGCTTTTCGTTTCGGCCTTTCTGAGCCGTTGCGCGAGCATGATGACCCCCACGGGAGGGCCCCGCGACTCGTTGCCCCCGGTCATCGTGAACATGACGCCCGACAACTTTTCGACCAACCGGCCGCTCGTGAACCACGAGAAGATCTACATCGAGTTCGACGAGTTCGTGCAGCTCAAGGATCAGCAAAAGGAGTTCTTCACCTCGCCGCAGATGAAGAAGAAACCGCTCGTTTCGCTGCGCGGACGGGGGGTCGTCATCCAGTTGCGCGACACGCTCGAGGCGAATACGACTTATGCGCTCAACTTCGGCAGCGCCATCCGTGACAACAACGAGGGCAACCCGCTCTACTCGATGCGTTATGTCTTCTCGACGGGGCCCGAGATCGACTCGATGGTCATGTCGGGTTATACGGCCGACAGCTATAAGGCCGACTCCGTGTCGAAGAGCTTCATCTGGTTCTTTCCCGCCGATTCGGTGGAAAATGTCGCCGAATACGACTCGACGATCTTCAAGTACAAGCCGGCCGTCATCGCCCGCGCCGAGAACAACGGTATCTTCATCGCCCAGAACCTCAAGCCGATCGCTTACCGCGTCTATGCCGTCCAGGACAAGAACGACAACCAGATTTATGAACCCGGTTCCGACCAGGTAGGCTTCCTCGAAGGCACCTACAACCCCCGTGAGCAACCCGATTTCGCCATGTGGTACGATTCGATCCGCCAATATGTCGTGGCTGAACCGCAGCTCTACCTGCGCATGTTTACCGACAGGGCGTTCCGGCGCCAGGTGCTTTCGCAGTCCGAACGTCCCCTGCAACACAAGGCGATGCTCTATTTCGCCGCCGCACACCCGCAGATCGAGCGGATCCGCTTCGACAGCATCCCCGAGGATCGGGTCATCTTCGACCCGCAGACCGTCGGGCGCGACACCATCGCCCTGTGGTTCAACATGCCTTCGTCGGCACTTCCTGATACGATCAAGGGCGAGATCACCTATTTCAAGCACGATACGGTCAATGTCCTGCAATCGGTCACCGAGCCCTTGAAACTGGCCTGGAGGTTCATCGAGACCAAAGAGCAGGAGAAGGAGCGCGAGAAGCTCGAACGCGATCGCCGCAAGGCCGAGGCCGCGGGCGAGGAGTGGGTCGAACCGAAGAAGGAGAACCCCTTTGCCTACAAACTCCCGCTGTCGGGCGAGGTGAACCCCGAGAACCATCTGACGATGGATTTCGACTATCCGCTTACGAAGCTCGATTCGGCCGCCATGCTCCTCACGCTTACGCATCCCGACAACAGCATCGAGGATATTCCCGTGCGTTTGGTGCGCGATACGGCGCAGTTGCGCCGCTATTATATCCGTGCGCCCTGGAAAACCGGCGGGCAATATACCCTCACCATCCCCGAAGGGGCCATTACCGATGTGGCGGGATTCTCCAACGACTCGATCATCGGCAAGTATACGGTGCTCGACCCCGAGAAGTTCGCCACGGTGAAGATCCATGTCACGGGTAAGGACGATGGTTCGAAGTACATACTCCAGCTGCTCGACGGCAACAACGCCCTCAAACAGGAGAAGCGCGACGTCACCACGGGCGACTGGCAGTTCAATTTCGTCCCGGCCGGAGAAATCAAGTTCCGTGTCATCGAGGACAAGAACGGCAACGGCAAGTGGGACACGGGCAATGTGGTCGAACGCCGCCAGCCCGAACGCGCCGAGATCTATGCCAACGACGAAGGCGAAGATACCTTCGCCACGAAAGCCAACTGGGAGGTCGAGTTCTCGATTGACATGAACACCCTGTTCGCCCCCGTGACGATGGAGTCGCTTTCGCGCACGCTCGAGGAACGTGAGGCCCAGCGTCTGCGCCGCGAGGCCGAGAAACGCGCCAAGGAACCCAAGAAGAAAGGCCACAGCCACGATAACAACCAGAATAATAACCGCATGAACAACAGCATGAACTCTACGGGCGGCATGTTCAATAATTTCCGATAG
- a CDS encoding ATP-binding protein has translation MRFADITGQEDLKRHLVQSVDAGRVSHAQLFTGQAGAGALALAVAYVQYLCCHHRHDGDSCGECPDCRQIAALAHPDLHLVFPVNKQGKKSGEVMRSDEFLPLFRAVFSENGGYFSAQDWYERLDLGKTLKGMIAAREADEIIRKLSFKSFEADYKTMLIWLPEAMNEEAANKILKILEEPWEKTLFLLVSEQPDRLLPTIISRTQEVSVPRIAPDVLERVARERGIADPVKARNMARLAGGDLLELKHLVAGESDALRKENFDLFCGLMRLSYNDKHLELVAWAEDAAQLSREQQRAFLRDAARLLRESYMLHAGIGEVCYLWGEELAFCTKFAPFIGSQNIEPLIGEIESALAQISQNGNPTIVFTHFALAVSKMIKRL, from the coding sequence ATGCGTTTTGCAGATATAACGGGACAGGAGGATCTGAAACGGCATCTGGTGCAGAGTGTCGATGCAGGGCGGGTGAGCCATGCCCAACTCTTCACAGGGCAGGCGGGTGCGGGTGCCCTCGCCCTTGCCGTGGCCTATGTGCAATACCTTTGCTGCCACCATCGCCATGACGGCGATTCGTGCGGCGAGTGTCCCGACTGCAGGCAGATCGCTGCGTTGGCGCACCCCGACCTGCACCTGGTTTTCCCGGTCAACAAGCAGGGGAAGAAATCCGGCGAGGTGATGCGCAGCGATGAGTTCCTGCCGCTGTTCCGCGCGGTTTTCTCCGAAAACGGCGGCTATTTCTCGGCGCAGGACTGGTACGAACGCCTCGACCTTGGCAAGACGCTCAAAGGCATGATCGCAGCCCGTGAGGCCGACGAAATCATCCGCAAACTCTCGTTCAAGAGCTTCGAAGCCGACTATAAGACAATGCTGATCTGGCTCCCGGAAGCGATGAACGAGGAGGCGGCCAACAAGATCCTCAAGATCCTGGAGGAGCCTTGGGAAAAGACGCTTTTCCTGCTGGTTTCCGAGCAGCCCGACCGCCTGTTGCCGACGATCATTTCGCGTACGCAGGAGGTCTCCGTGCCGCGCATCGCACCCGACGTTCTGGAGCGTGTGGCCCGCGAGCGGGGGATCGCCGATCCGGTGAAAGCCCGTAACATGGCCCGTCTTGCGGGGGGCGACCTGCTGGAACTGAAACACCTCGTGGCCGGCGAGAGTGATGCCTTGCGGAAAGAGAATTTCGACCTCTTCTGCGGGCTTATGCGGCTGAGTTATAACGACAAACATCTGGAGCTCGTCGCCTGGGCCGAAGATGCCGCACAGCTTTCGCGCGAACAGCAGCGTGCCTTCCTGCGGGATGCCGCGCGCCTGCTGCGCGAGAGTTACATGCTCCATGCGGGCATCGGCGAAGTCTGCTACCTCTGGGGCGAGGAGCTGGCTTTCTGTACTAAATTCGCCCCTTTTATCGGATCGCAGAATATAGAACCGCTCATCGGCGAGATCGAAAGCGCTTTGGCGCAGATTTCGCAGAATGGCAATCCGACGATCGTATTCACCCATTTTGCCCTTGCGGTGAGCAAAATGATAAAACGACTCTGA
- a CDS encoding DUF4296 domain-containing protein, with protein MKRIFRISLYAFLLLAGAACTRHKIIPDEKLAQIFHDAFLTNAYIGDERVNIDSLNIYEPIFARYGYTTRDVYYTIGNFSKRKSARLGDVVEMAIEKLETEGKFYDREVAVLDTIDNVARRTFTRTVYADSLIRVGALRDTARLRIAVDVQPGEYELRLKYLVDSLDRNEKGLRGVVWLENRDGGRSSVYSTTLRRNRTENFTRRFTVDTTHRRLHLDFLDFREKPLRPSVTVTGLEIDYIPSTSVAVDSLYQQQLDLRIFADEFLRAAIPADSL; from the coding sequence ATGAAACGCATTTTCCGTATATCGCTCTACGCGTTCCTGCTGCTCGCAGGCGCCGCCTGTACCCGCCACAAGATTATTCCCGATGAAAAGCTGGCGCAGATCTTCCACGATGCCTTCCTCACGAATGCCTATATCGGCGACGAGCGGGTCAATATCGACTCGCTGAACATCTACGAACCGATCTTCGCCCGCTATGGCTATACGACCCGTGATGTCTACTATACGATCGGCAACTTCTCGAAGCGCAAGAGTGCCCGCCTAGGTGACGTTGTCGAGATGGCGATCGAGAAACTCGAAACCGAGGGTAAATTTTACGACCGTGAGGTTGCCGTGCTCGACACGATCGACAACGTGGCCCGCCGTACCTTCACACGTACGGTCTATGCCGATTCGCTGATCCGTGTGGGGGCACTGCGCGATACGGCGCGCCTGCGGATCGCCGTCGACGTGCAGCCCGGCGAGTACGAACTGCGGCTCAAATACCTCGTCGACTCGCTCGACCGGAACGAGAAGGGGTTGCGGGGCGTCGTCTGGCTCGAAAACAGGGACGGCGGGCGCAGCAGTGTCTATTCCACGACGCTGCGCCGTAACCGGACGGAGAATTTCACCCGCCGTTTCACGGTCGACACCACCCATCGGCGCCTGCACTTGGATTTTCTGGATTTCCGCGAGAAGCCCCTGCGCCCCTCGGTGACGGTGACCGGCCTTGAGATCGACTACATCCCTTCGACGTCCGTTGCCGTCGACAGCCTTTACCAGCAACAACTCGACCTGCGAATCTTTGCCGATGAATTCCTCCGCGCAGCCATCCCGGCGGATAGCCTCTAA
- a CDS encoding lipopolysaccharide biosynthesis protein, whose translation MLEKLAKQTAIYGISTIAVRFLSYLLTPYYTRIFGQETYGIVTDIYALIPLALTLLTMGMESSYFRFSAKAEEAGGDVKAAKRRLFATTWGVTSLAAAVFFVVVAFFRDGISHLMGEAYVAHPEYIVWVGLIILFDVWSCIPFSRLREQGRALLFVGLKALGVVLNVVLAVAFGLAGLFSTGFGVGWVFVANLVASALTWLVILATVDRTVPKINWALLAAVFAYSLPLLIGGLAGTANEFIDRQLIKYLVPEGAMAELGVYGAITKIAVVMMLFYQMYRLAAEPFFLSNFKKSDFVQMNAAALKYYVMASMLIFLGIALFRDLFALIVGRDFREGIFILPVVLGANVLTGVWLNLSFWYKREEKTSLAIVVTGAGLVAMMAFGFWFIPLWGYYGAAWARLASESAMVGVSWWLNRRFYPTPYDWRRIGEYVAVALVVFAACEAVAAFDGNKLITYAFNIVLFATYAAYLVRRERIDVGAMLRAALKRK comes from the coding sequence ATGCTCGAAAAACTTGCAAAACAGACTGCCATCTACGGCATCAGTACCATTGCCGTAAGGTTCCTGAGCTATCTGCTCACGCCTTACTATACCCGCATTTTCGGGCAGGAAACCTATGGTATCGTCACGGATATCTACGCCCTGATCCCGCTGGCGCTCACGCTGCTGACGATGGGCATGGAGTCGAGCTATTTCCGCTTTTCGGCCAAGGCCGAGGAGGCGGGCGGTGATGTGAAGGCCGCCAAACGCAGGCTTTTTGCCACGACATGGGGCGTCACCTCGCTTGCCGCCGCCGTTTTCTTTGTCGTCGTCGCCTTCTTCCGCGACGGGATTTCGCACCTGATGGGCGAGGCTTATGTGGCACATCCCGAATACATCGTTTGGGTAGGGCTCATCATCCTGTTCGACGTCTGGTCATGCATCCCCTTCTCACGGCTGCGCGAGCAGGGACGGGCGTTGCTGTTCGTCGGACTCAAGGCGTTGGGCGTCGTGCTCAATGTCGTCCTGGCTGTGGCATTCGGCCTCGCCGGGCTTTTTTCCACCGGGTTCGGCGTGGGGTGGGTCTTCGTCGCCAACCTTGTCGCCAGTGCTCTGACGTGGCTGGTAATCCTCGCCACCGTCGATCGTACCGTGCCCAAGATCAACTGGGCCCTGCTGGCCGCCGTTTTCGCCTATTCGCTGCCATTGCTCATCGGTGGGCTGGCGGGTACGGCCAACGAGTTCATCGACCGCCAGCTGATCAAATACCTCGTGCCCGAGGGGGCCATGGCGGAGCTGGGGGTTTACGGCGCTATCACCAAGATCGCCGTGGTGATGATGCTTTTCTACCAGATGTACCGCCTTGCCGCCGAGCCGTTCTTCCTCTCGAACTTCAAAAAGTCCGATTTCGTGCAGATGAACGCCGCGGCGCTGAAATACTATGTCATGGCCTCGATGCTGATCTTCCTGGGCATCGCCCTGTTCCGCGACCTGTTCGCGCTGATCGTGGGACGCGATTTCCGCGAAGGGATCTTCATCCTCCCGGTCGTGCTCGGGGCCAACGTGCTGACGGGCGTGTGGCTCAACCTCTCGTTCTGGTACAAACGCGAGGAAAAGACCTCGCTGGCAATCGTCGTCACGGGTGCCGGGCTCGTCGCCATGATGGCCTTCGGTTTCTGGTTTATCCCGCTGTGGGGATACTACGGGGCTGCCTGGGCCCGGCTGGCGAGCGAGTCGGCGATGGTGGGGGTGAGCTGGTGGCTCAACCGGCGTTTCTACCCGACGCCCTACGACTGGCGGCGCATCGGCGAGTATGTGGCCGTGGCGCTTGTGGTCTTTGCGGCCTGCGAAGCTGTGGCGGCCTTCGACGGCAATAAATTGATAACCTATGCGTTTAATATAGTGCTGTTTGCGACTTATGCCGCCTACCTCGTCCGCCGCGAGCGGATTGATGTGGGGGCGATGCTGAGAGCGGCGCTGAAACGGAAATAG